A window of Streptomyces sp. DG1A-41 contains these coding sequences:
- the tdh gene encoding L-threonine 3-dehydrogenase, producing the protein MKALVKQKAEPGLWLADVPEPAVGVGDVLIKVLRTGICGTDLHIRAWDGWARKAIRIPLVVGHEFVGEVVETGRDVTDIAVGDRVSGEGHLVCGKCRNCQAGRRHLCRATIGLGVGRDGAFAEYVALPAANVWVHRVPVDLDVAAIFDPFGNAVHTALSFPLVGEDVLITGAGPIGLMAAAVARHAGARNVVITDVSEERLELARKIGVSLALNVAGATIADGQRTLGLREGFDIGLEMSGRPEAMRDMIANMTHGGRIAMLGLPAQEFPVDWARIVTSMITVKGIYGREMFETWYAMSVLLEGGLDLAPVITGRYGFRDFEAAFADAASGRGGKVILDWTA; encoded by the coding sequence GTGAAGGCGCTGGTCAAACAGAAGGCGGAGCCCGGGCTGTGGCTCGCGGACGTCCCGGAGCCCGCCGTCGGGGTCGGCGACGTACTGATCAAGGTGCTGCGCACCGGCATCTGCGGCACCGACCTGCACATCAGGGCCTGGGACGGCTGGGCGCGGAAGGCGATCCGCATCCCGCTCGTGGTCGGGCACGAGTTCGTCGGCGAGGTCGTCGAGACCGGACGGGACGTCACCGACATCGCCGTCGGCGACCGGGTCAGCGGCGAGGGCCACCTGGTGTGCGGCAAGTGCCGCAACTGCCAGGCCGGCCGCCGTCATCTGTGCCGGGCCACCATAGGGCTGGGCGTGGGCCGCGACGGGGCGTTCGCCGAGTACGTGGCCCTGCCCGCCGCCAACGTGTGGGTGCACCGGGTGCCCGTCGACCTCGACGTGGCCGCGATCTTCGATCCGTTCGGCAACGCCGTGCACACCGCGCTGTCGTTCCCGCTCGTCGGCGAGGACGTGCTGATCACCGGCGCGGGGCCGATCGGACTGATGGCCGCGGCCGTGGCCCGGCACGCCGGAGCCCGCAATGTCGTGATCACCGACGTCAGCGAGGAGCGGCTGGAACTGGCCCGCAAGATCGGTGTCAGCCTCGCGCTCAATGTCGCCGGCGCCACCATCGCCGACGGGCAGCGCACGCTCGGCCTGCGCGAGGGCTTCGACATCGGCCTGGAGATGTCCGGCCGCCCCGAGGCCATGCGGGACATGATCGCCAACATGACACACGGCGGCCGGATCGCGATGCTCGGCCTGCCCGCGCAGGAGTTCCCCGTCGACTGGGCCCGGATCGTCACCTCCATGATCACCGTCAAGGGCATCTACGGCCGCGAGATGTTCGAGACCTGGTACGCGATGTCCGTGCTGCTGGAAGGCGGCCTCGACCTCGCGCCCGTGATCACCGGCCGGTACGGCTTCCGCGACTTCGAGGCGGCGTTCGCCGACGCGGCGAGCGGCCGCGGCGGCAAGGTCATCCTCGACTGGACCGCTTAA
- a CDS encoding ATP/GTP-binding protein, giving the protein MDYDDSSDYADASGHGGDPFPTALKILVAGGFGVGKTTFVGAVSEIAPLSTEELLTTVSAATDNLDGIENKVETTVAMDFGRITLDPKHVLYLFGTPGQERFWFMWDELCEGALGAVILADTRRLEECFAAVDFFEQRGLGFIVAVNEFDGAYRYDPEEVRAALDLSEEIPVVCCDARISSSGVQTLLTLVRHLIAHAPAPTTGYGAHM; this is encoded by the coding sequence ATGGACTACGACGACAGCTCTGACTACGCCGACGCTTCCGGCCACGGCGGCGACCCGTTCCCCACCGCCCTCAAGATCCTGGTGGCGGGCGGGTTCGGCGTGGGCAAGACGACCTTCGTCGGCGCGGTCAGCGAGATCGCGCCGCTCAGCACGGAGGAGCTGCTCACCACCGTCAGCGCCGCGACCGACAACCTCGACGGCATCGAGAACAAGGTCGAGACGACCGTGGCCATGGACTTCGGCCGCATCACGCTCGACCCGAAACACGTGCTGTACCTGTTCGGCACCCCCGGCCAGGAGCGGTTCTGGTTCATGTGGGACGAGTTGTGCGAGGGCGCGCTCGGGGCGGTCATCCTCGCCGACACCCGCCGCCTCGAGGAGTGTTTCGCGGCCGTCGACTTCTTCGAACAGCGCGGCCTCGGTTTCATCGTCGCCGTCAACGAGTTCGACGGCGCCTACCGCTACGACCCGGAGGAGGTGCGCGCGGCCCTCGACCTGTCCGAGGAGATCCCCGTCGTGTGCTGCGACGCCCGGATCTCCAGCTCCGGGGTCCAAACCCTGCTGACCCTCGTGCGCCACCTCATCGCCCATGCGCCCGCCCCCACGACCGGGTATGGCGCCCACATGTGA
- a CDS encoding LysR family transcriptional regulator encodes MIEARRLHILRAVADHRTVTAAAAALYLTPSAVSQQLAALEQETGHRLVERGAKGVRLTPAGEILLSHTNAVLAQLERAEAELAAYSSGAAGTVTVASFATGIALVVAPAVARLAESAPGIRIRVQDAEGDASLPMVLDRQVDVAVAVEYRGAPAADDPRLTHVPLYAEPFDAVVPVAHRLADAAEVPLAELAKDAWIGPYPGNPCHDVVVLACENAGFQPRMEHSSDDFRAVVALASADAGVALVPRSALRGMDLAGVVVRPVDGTAPTRRVFAAVRRGAEEHPLIRPVLEALGAAARV; translated from the coding sequence ATGATCGAAGCGCGGCGGCTCCACATCCTCCGTGCGGTGGCCGACCACCGTACGGTGACGGCGGCTGCCGCCGCGCTGTATCTGACCCCGTCGGCCGTGTCCCAGCAGCTCGCCGCGCTGGAGCAGGAGACCGGGCACCGACTCGTCGAGCGCGGCGCCAAGGGCGTACGCCTCACCCCCGCCGGCGAGATCCTGCTCAGCCACACCAACGCGGTTCTTGCCCAACTGGAGCGCGCCGAGGCCGAGTTGGCCGCCTACAGCTCGGGAGCGGCCGGCACCGTCACGGTCGCCTCCTTCGCGACCGGCATCGCCCTGGTCGTCGCGCCCGCGGTGGCCCGCCTCGCCGAGTCGGCGCCCGGCATCCGCATCCGAGTCCAGGACGCCGAGGGCGACGCCAGCCTGCCGATGGTGCTGGACCGGCAGGTCGACGTCGCCGTCGCCGTCGAGTACCGGGGCGCCCCGGCCGCCGACGACCCGCGACTGACCCACGTACCGCTGTACGCCGAGCCCTTCGACGCGGTCGTGCCGGTCGCCCACCGCCTGGCCGACGCGGCGGAGGTCCCGCTCGCCGAACTGGCCAAGGACGCGTGGATCGGCCCGTACCCCGGCAATCCCTGCCACGACGTGGTGGTCCTGGCCTGCGAGAACGCCGGCTTTCAGCCCCGCATGGAGCACTCATCGGACGACTTCCGGGCGGTCGTCGCCCTCGCCTCCGCCGACGCGGGCGTCGCCCTCGTGCCGCGCTCGGCACTGCGCGGTATGGATCTCGCCGGGGTGGTCGTCCGCCCCGTGGACGGCACGGCCCCCACCCGGCGGGTCTTCGCCGCCGTACGCCGGGGAGCCGAGGAGCACCCGCTGATCCGCCCGGTGCTGGAGGCGCTCGGCGCGGCGGCCCGTGTGTGA
- a CDS encoding XRE family transcriptional regulator: MRTDDTDPVDTRLGARLAELRAEQGYSLGELADRSGVSRSTLSRAERAEISPTASLLNRLCAVYGRTMSQLLSEVEAEPAPVVRAADQPRWQDQASGFVRRSVSPPHAALRGELVEARLSPGADIAYDSPPVAGLEQHLWVLEGALDVTAQETEHHLGAGDCLRMRVWGPTRFRCAAPEGVRYLLAVVRP; the protein is encoded by the coding sequence ATGAGAACCGATGACACGGACCCGGTCGACACCCGGCTGGGCGCCCGCCTGGCCGAGCTGCGGGCCGAACAGGGCTATTCCCTGGGCGAGTTGGCGGACCGCAGCGGAGTGAGCCGCTCCACCCTCTCCCGGGCCGAGCGGGCCGAGATCAGCCCCACGGCCTCGCTGCTGAACCGCTTGTGTGCCGTCTACGGGCGGACCATGTCCCAGTTGCTCAGCGAGGTCGAGGCCGAACCGGCACCCGTGGTGCGCGCCGCCGACCAGCCCCGGTGGCAGGACCAGGCCTCCGGCTTCGTACGGCGGTCCGTGTCACCACCGCACGCCGCCCTGCGCGGCGAACTCGTCGAGGCCCGCCTCTCGCCCGGCGCCGACATCGCCTACGACAGTCCGCCCGTCGCAGGTCTGGAGCAGCACCTGTGGGTTCTGGAAGGAGCCCTCGACGTGACCGCGCAGGAGACCGAACACCACCTCGGCGCCGGTGACTGCCTGCGTATGCGCGTGTGGGGGCCGACCCGGTTCCGGTGTGCCGCTCCCGAGGGCGTCCGGTATCTGCTGGCGGTGGTGCGGCCGTGA
- a CDS encoding DUF742 domain-containing protein, producing MAAAGDGPWLDDAAGRLVRPFTVSNGRTRPTVALDLMSQVMATGATPLGYLGPEHAQALERCGVPVAVAEVAAHLKLPVAVTKVLLADLVDCGALTTKPPAFHHNPTDRALLEAVLDGLRRQL from the coding sequence GTGGCGGCGGCCGGTGACGGGCCCTGGCTCGACGACGCGGCCGGGCGGCTGGTGCGCCCGTTCACGGTCAGCAACGGCCGCACCCGTCCCACCGTCGCGCTCGACCTGATGTCGCAGGTGATGGCCACCGGGGCGACCCCCCTCGGCTACCTCGGCCCCGAGCACGCGCAGGCACTCGAGCGGTGCGGTGTGCCCGTCGCCGTCGCGGAGGTCGCCGCCCATCTGAAGCTGCCGGTGGCCGTCACCAAGGTGCTGCTGGCGGACCTCGTCGACTGCGGGGCGCTGACCACCAAGCCCCCCGCGTTCCACCACAACCCGACGGACCGGGCCCTTCTGGAGGCAGTGCTCGATGGACTACGACGACAGCTCTGA
- a CDS encoding GAF domain-containing protein — MSYDPPRPAGRLLLTPEDKEAPARAGRLRLLGLGERPEPALDAFAHGLAELTGAPYAMVNFPDERGQFYAGLYVPAVAPVVRSDGSSPRVGRTLPRDHGFCPHVVARRKALVLEDVHDYPRFAGNPVVDEFGIRSYLGAPLIDGTGLVLGTVSVADVGPRPWGKPGLTAIKEHAAQLVVQLEGWGGRLPY; from the coding sequence ATGAGCTACGACCCGCCGCGCCCGGCCGGTCGTCTGCTGCTCACACCCGAGGACAAGGAGGCCCCCGCCAGAGCCGGCCGACTGCGCCTGCTGGGGCTGGGGGAGCGCCCCGAACCCGCACTCGACGCCTTCGCGCACGGCCTCGCCGAGCTCACCGGGGCGCCGTACGCCATGGTCAACTTCCCGGACGAGCGGGGCCAGTTCTACGCGGGGCTGTACGTTCCGGCCGTCGCGCCGGTGGTGCGGAGCGACGGCTCCAGCCCCCGGGTGGGCCGTACTCTGCCCCGCGACCATGGGTTCTGCCCCCATGTGGTGGCCCGCCGCAAGGCTCTGGTCCTGGAGGACGTCCACGACTATCCGCGGTTCGCGGGCAATCCGGTGGTGGACGAGTTCGGTATCCGCTCCTATCTGGGGGCACCGCTCATCGACGGTACAGGCCTGGTGCTGGGCACGGTCAGCGTCGCCGACGTCGGGCCCCGGCCGTGGGGGAAGCCGGGCCTGACGGCCATCAAGGAACACGCCGCGCAGCTCGTCGTACAGCTGGAGGGCTGGGGCGGCCGGCTGCCCTACTGA
- a CDS encoding roadblock/LC7 domain-containing protein has translation MASDAPTAHVSDLDWLMSGLVQRVPHTSAAVLLSCDGLVKSVHGLDPDSADHMAALASGLYSLGRSAGVRFGDGGEVRQVVVELDSTLLFVTTAGSGTCLAVLAGREADAAVLGYEMAMLVKSVRPYLVTAPRQQSVESPAMRP, from the coding sequence ATGGCGAGCGATGCGCCGACCGCCCATGTTTCCGATCTCGACTGGCTGATGAGCGGCCTCGTGCAGCGCGTACCGCACACGAGTGCCGCGGTGCTCCTGTCCTGCGACGGGCTCGTGAAGTCCGTGCACGGCCTGGACCCGGACAGCGCCGACCACATGGCCGCCCTGGCATCCGGCCTGTACTCCCTCGGCCGCAGCGCCGGCGTCCGCTTCGGCGACGGCGGCGAGGTCCGGCAGGTCGTGGTCGAACTCGACTCGACCCTGCTGTTCGTCACCACCGCCGGCTCCGGCACCTGCCTGGCCGTGCTCGCCGGCCGAGAGGCCGACGCGGCCGTCCTCGGTTACGAGATGGCGATGCTGGTCAAGAGCGTCCGCCCGTACCTGGTCACCGCTCCCCGCCAGCAGTCCGTCGAATCCCCGGCGATGAGGCCTTGA
- a CDS encoding ATP-binding protein: protein MSHLRAPAARADRREGGRHGRPAARTAPALPETHIRPQLLRLAVLPPVAVALSGCAAVLFTVRSTGARPGPTLWVVLAGAVSVTLVGIVVAAVAANRAARSVHDRIGVLRRTTARREADLRALVETLRRGDGPPQLGPQSGQRGGPAEGADDFELLAADLTRAHDGAVTAVVQASQLSSQAGSEQKLEVFVNLARRLQSLVHREISILDELENEMEDPDLLKGLFHVDHLATRIRRHAENLAVLGGAVSRRQWSNPVSMTEVLRSAIAEVEQYSRVKLVPPIDGTLRGHAVADVIHLLAELVENATVFSAPHTQVLLRANLVTSGLAVEVEDRGLGMPLEEQTRMNALLADPDQVNVARLLADGRIGLFVVSQLARRHGITVRLQSNIYGGVQAVLVVPQALLGAEAGASGGAGQPQGGAGGTDRPAVPLRQTREHGQRGQFGQSAVGAGDGAASRGTSRAEGEASGGVGLGSSPEPGSAPAPGSSAGYGFSSGSGAASEEPPSVPPATSRAHRQEAAPASGGSTQSGRRPAPLPVRGAHRGRPTPAEARPGISPDDRRVLAENVTALPTPRNGTVRGTMGKPQLPRRRAQEHIAPQLRDGPTPRQDPDHLVGHDPNLMAAFQRGISLAEAQQHMEAGNMDWGDMGPSAHMEPATHNEPTHTEPTHTESAHVGSAHVGSTHAKRPHRDPAHRDPIPMEPVQTEALPSVDAARTTEARGARDGLTASRPDHTTTRHDGSAPAG, encoded by the coding sequence ATGTCTCACCTCCGCGCCCCGGCCGCACGCGCAGACCGCCGTGAGGGCGGACGGCACGGGCGGCCGGCCGCCCGCACCGCACCCGCGCTGCCCGAGACCCACATACGGCCCCAGCTGCTGCGTCTCGCCGTGCTGCCGCCCGTCGCCGTCGCCCTCAGCGGCTGTGCCGCCGTCCTCTTCACCGTCCGGTCCACCGGAGCGCGGCCGGGGCCGACGCTGTGGGTCGTGCTCGCCGGGGCGGTCTCGGTGACCCTCGTCGGCATCGTCGTCGCCGCGGTGGCCGCCAACCGGGCCGCCCGTTCCGTGCACGACCGCATCGGCGTCCTGCGCCGCACCACCGCACGGCGCGAGGCCGACCTGCGCGCCCTGGTCGAGACGCTGCGCCGCGGCGACGGACCGCCGCAGCTCGGCCCGCAGAGCGGTCAGCGCGGCGGCCCCGCCGAAGGCGCCGACGACTTCGAACTCCTCGCCGCCGACCTGACCCGTGCGCACGACGGCGCCGTCACCGCCGTCGTCCAGGCCTCGCAGCTCTCCAGCCAGGCGGGCAGCGAACAGAAGCTCGAGGTGTTCGTCAACCTCGCCCGGCGCTTGCAGTCGCTGGTGCACCGCGAGATCTCCATCCTCGACGAGCTGGAGAACGAGATGGAGGACCCCGACCTGCTCAAGGGGCTCTTCCACGTCGACCATCTCGCCACCCGCATTCGCCGTCACGCCGAGAACCTCGCCGTGCTCGGCGGGGCCGTCTCCCGCCGCCAGTGGAGCAACCCGGTCTCCATGACCGAGGTGCTGCGCTCGGCCATCGCCGAGGTCGAGCAGTACTCGCGGGTCAAGCTCGTGCCGCCGATCGACGGCACCCTGCGCGGGCACGCCGTGGCCGACGTCATCCATCTGCTCGCCGAACTCGTCGAGAACGCCACGGTGTTCTCCGCCCCGCACACCCAGGTGCTGCTGCGCGCCAACCTCGTCACCTCCGGGCTCGCCGTCGAGGTCGAGGACCGTGGCCTGGGCATGCCCCTGGAGGAGCAGACGCGGATGAACGCCCTGCTCGCCGACCCGGACCAGGTGAACGTCGCCCGGCTGCTCGCGGACGGCCGCATCGGGTTGTTCGTCGTCTCGCAGCTGGCCAGGCGGCACGGCATCACCGTCCGCCTCCAGAGCAACATCTACGGCGGAGTGCAGGCGGTGCTGGTCGTGCCGCAGGCTCTGCTGGGGGCGGAGGCGGGCGCGTCCGGCGGCGCCGGGCAGCCGCAGGGCGGGGCGGGCGGTACGGATCGTCCGGCCGTACCGCTGCGGCAGACCCGGGAGCACGGACAGCGGGGGCAGTTCGGGCAGTCCGCGGTGGGAGCGGGAGACGGAGCGGCGTCCAGGGGGACGTCCCGAGCCGAGGGGGAGGCGTCCGGTGGGGTCGGGCTCGGCAGCTCGCCCGAACCGGGATCCGCGCCTGCGCCAGGGTCCTCGGCGGGGTACGGATTCTCGTCCGGGTCCGGTGCCGCTTCGGAAGAACCGCCGTCGGTCCCGCCCGCCACATCCCGGGCGCACCGGCAGGAGGCCGCACCGGCCTCGGGCGGAAGCACGCAGAGCGGCCGCCGGCCCGCGCCCCTGCCCGTGCGCGGGGCCCATCGCGGGCGGCCCACCCCGGCCGAGGCGAGGCCCGGTATCAGTCCCGACGACCGGCGCGTCCTCGCCGAGAACGTGACGGCGCTGCCCACCCCGCGCAACGGCACCGTGCGCGGCACCATGGGCAAGCCCCAACTGCCCCGCCGCCGCGCCCAGGAACACATCGCCCCCCAGCTGCGCGACGGTCCCACGCCGCGCCAGGACCCCGACCACCTCGTCGGCCATGATCCCAACCTGATGGCGGCCTTCCAGCGCGGCATCAGCCTCGCCGAGGCCCAACAGCACATGGAGGCCGGGAACATGGACTGGGGAGACATGGGGCCGTCGGCGCACATGGAGCCTGCGACGCACAACGAGCCGACACACACGGAGCCGACACACACGGAGTCGGCACACGTGGGGTCGGCACACGTGGGGTCGACACATGCGAAGCGGCCCCACAGGGACCCCGCCCACAGGGACCCGATCCCCATGGAGCCGGTGCAAACCGAGGCCCTCCCCAGCGTGGACGCAGCCCGGACAACCGAGGCGCGCGGCGCCCGGGACGGTCTGACCGCGTCCCGCCCCGACCACACCACCACCCGGCACGACGGGAGCGCACCCGCCGGATGA
- a CDS encoding MBL fold metallo-hydrolase: protein MAGFRSLSSGLRALQPGAFGADPSGERMARIRRSPHFRDGVFQNPGGPARTRPSGSALEFAKVFFDKETRPRRSPEGTVPVHATTLADIARPPATGLRLTWMGHSSVLAEIDGRRVLFDPVWGERCSPFPFAGPKRLHPVPLPLAALGPVDVVVISHDHYDHLDMPTIRALAGTDTLFAVPLGVGAHLEHWGVSAGRLRELDWHETTKAGGLTLTATPARHFCGRGLRNTQHTLWASWVVAGDEHRIYHSGDTGYFDGFKEIGAEHGPFDATMIQIGAYSDFWPDIHMTPDEGMRAHLDLQGGPEHGPMLPIHWATFNLATHPWAEPGEGTLAAARAVGARIALPHPGEPFEPTAETVPSKPWWRGVALAPAGGFMAGEALADATIRTTSNAAAVAQADTLSDGDGQAGTGAEDPETLPAG, encoded by the coding sequence GTGGCCGGTTTCCGTTCCCTGAGCTCCGGGCTCCGCGCGCTCCAGCCCGGGGCGTTCGGCGCGGACCCGAGTGGTGAGCGCATGGCGCGCATCCGCAGATCGCCCCACTTCAGGGACGGGGTCTTCCAGAACCCCGGAGGTCCCGCGCGGACCCGGCCCTCAGGCTCGGCCCTGGAATTCGCGAAGGTCTTCTTCGACAAGGAGACCCGGCCCCGCCGCTCCCCGGAGGGCACGGTGCCGGTACACGCCACCACCCTCGCCGACATCGCCCGGCCGCCGGCCACCGGGCTGCGGCTGACCTGGATGGGGCACTCCAGCGTGCTCGCCGAGATCGACGGCCGGCGCGTCCTGTTCGACCCGGTGTGGGGCGAGCGCTGCTCCCCGTTCCCCTTCGCCGGTCCCAAGCGGCTGCACCCGGTGCCCCTGCCGCTGGCCGCGCTCGGCCCGGTCGACGTCGTGGTCATCTCGCACGATCACTACGACCACCTGGACATGCCCACCATCAGGGCACTGGCCGGCACGGACACGCTGTTCGCCGTGCCGCTCGGCGTCGGGGCGCACCTGGAGCACTGGGGCGTGTCCGCCGGCCGGCTGCGCGAACTGGACTGGCACGAGACCACGAAGGCCGGCGGCCTCACCCTGACCGCCACCCCGGCCCGGCACTTCTGCGGCCGGGGGCTGCGCAACACCCAGCACACCCTGTGGGCCTCCTGGGTCGTCGCCGGTGACGAGCACCGGATCTACCACAGCGGCGACACCGGCTACTTCGACGGTTTCAAGGAGATCGGCGCGGAGCACGGGCCGTTCGACGCCACGATGATCCAGATCGGCGCGTACTCGGACTTCTGGCCCGACATCCACATGACCCCCGACGAAGGCATGCGCGCCCACCTCGACCTCCAGGGCGGACCGGAGCACGGCCCGATGCTGCCGATCCACTGGGCCACGTTCAATCTGGCGACACATCCGTGGGCGGAGCCCGGCGAGGGGACCCTCGCGGCCGCCCGTGCCGTGGGCGCCCGTATCGCCCTTCCCCACCCCGGCGAACCCTTCGAGCCGACGGCCGAGACCGTCCCGTCGAAGCCGTGGTGGCGCGGTGTGGCGCTCGCGCCGGCGGGCGGCTTCATGGCCGGCGAAGCCCTCGCCGATGCCACGATCAGGACCACGTCGAACGCGGCAGCCGTGGCCCAGGCCGATACGTTGAGTGACGGTGACGGTCAGGCGGGGACGGGCGCGGAGGACCCTGAAACGCTTCCGGCGGGATGA
- a CDS encoding MmcQ/YjbR family DNA-binding protein — protein sequence MPDAEDVRRIALSLPDTTEKIAWSMPTFRVAGKMFATLPEDETSIAVRCPKEEREELVLAEPEKFWIADHEAQFAWVRARLDALEDEGELRDILADSWRQAAPTRLLEAHPRLGLAAGE from the coding sequence ATGCCGGATGCCGAAGACGTACGACGTATCGCTCTGTCCCTGCCGGACACGACGGAGAAGATCGCCTGGAGCATGCCCACGTTCCGGGTCGCGGGAAAGATGTTCGCCACGCTGCCGGAGGACGAGACGTCCATCGCCGTGCGCTGCCCCAAGGAGGAGCGGGAGGAACTGGTGCTCGCCGAGCCGGAGAAGTTCTGGATCGCCGACCACGAGGCGCAGTTCGCCTGGGTGCGGGCCCGGCTCGACGCGCTCGAGGACGAGGGCGAACTGCGGGACATCCTGGCCGACTCCTGGCGTCAGGCGGCCCCGACCCGGCTCCTGGAGGCGCACCCCCGACTGGGCCTCGCGGCGGGGGAGTGA
- a CDS encoding transketolase, which translates to MDTMRDRFAPVVSRLLEEDPRVAVVLAEIGTDGFAEAARRHPDRVVNVGIREQLLVGAAAGLALTGLRPVVHTFAGFLVERPFEQVKLDLGHQDLGAVLVSAAASFDWPAGGYTHMAPGDVALLDTLDGWTVHVPGHPDEAETLLRHAVAAGDDKVYVRLSVQSNGLALPGDGKRFRTVREGRSGVVVAVGPLLDTVLAATEGLDVTVLYATTVRPFDGAALRRATRAAGTDVVLVEPYLAGTSTGAANDALSEVPHRVLGLGVGRRELRRYGQVEEHVAAHGLDARSLRERIGGFVGATAPA; encoded by the coding sequence ATGGACACCATGCGTGACCGTTTCGCCCCTGTCGTCTCCCGGCTGCTGGAGGAGGATCCCCGGGTCGCCGTGGTCCTCGCCGAGATCGGCACGGACGGCTTCGCCGAGGCCGCCCGGCGCCATCCCGACCGGGTCGTCAACGTCGGCATCCGCGAGCAGCTCCTGGTCGGGGCGGCCGCGGGGCTGGCACTGACCGGACTGCGGCCCGTCGTGCACACCTTCGCCGGCTTTCTCGTCGAGCGGCCCTTCGAGCAGGTCAAGCTGGACCTCGGCCACCAGGACCTGGGCGCGGTGCTGGTGAGCGCCGCCGCCTCCTTCGACTGGCCGGCGGGCGGCTACACCCACATGGCGCCGGGCGACGTGGCGCTGCTCGACACACTGGACGGCTGGACCGTCCATGTGCCGGGCCACCCGGACGAGGCCGAGACGCTGCTGCGGCACGCGGTCGCCGCGGGCGACGACAAGGTGTACGTGCGGCTGTCCGTGCAGTCCAACGGTCTGGCGCTGCCCGGCGACGGGAAGCGTTTCCGCACGGTCCGCGAGGGGCGCTCCGGTGTCGTGGTCGCCGTCGGGCCCCTGCTCGACACGGTGCTCGCCGCCACCGAGGGCCTCGACGTCACGGTCCTGTACGCGACCACCGTCCGCCCCTTCGACGGGGCCGCCCTGCGCCGGGCCACCCGGGCGGCCGGGACGGACGTCGTCCTCGTCGAGCCCTACCTGGCGGGCACCTCGACGGGCGCCGCGAACGACGCGCTGTCCGAGGTGCCGCACCGGGTGCTGGGGCTGGGCGTGGGCCGCCGCGAACTGCGGCGGTACGGGCAGGTGGAGGAGCATGTCGCCGCCCACGGCCTCGACGCCCGGTCGCTGCGGGAGCGCATCGGCGGCTTCGTCGGGGCGACGGCTCCCGCGTGA
- a CDS encoding glycine C-acetyltransferase, with translation MFDSVRDDLRATLDEIRAAGLHKPERVIGTPQSATVNVTAGGRPGEVLNFCANNYLGLADHPEVIAAAHEALDRWGYGMASVRFICGTQEVHKELEARLSAFLGQEDTILYSSCFDANGGVFETLLGPEDAVISDALNHASIIDGIRLSKARRLRYANRDLAELEARLKEASDARRRLIVTDGVFSMDGYVAPLREICDLADRYDAMVMVDDSHAVGFVGPGGRGTPELHGVMDRVDIITGTLGKALGGASGGYVAARAEIVALLRQRSRPYLFSNTLAPVIAATSLKVLDLLESADDLRVRLAENTALFRSRMTEEGFDVLPGDHPIAPVMIGDAAVAGRMAELLLERGVYVIGFSYPVVPQSRARIRVQLSAAHSTQDVDRAVDAFVAARARAWLKNTGDLRESIA, from the coding sequence ATGTTCGACTCCGTGCGCGACGACCTGCGCGCCACCCTCGACGAGATCCGCGCCGCCGGCCTGCACAAGCCCGAGCGCGTGATCGGCACCCCGCAGTCCGCCACCGTGAACGTCACCGCGGGCGGCCGCCCCGGCGAGGTCCTCAACTTCTGCGCCAACAACTACCTCGGCCTCGCCGACCACCCCGAGGTGATCGCCGCCGCCCACGAGGCCCTGGACCGTTGGGGCTACGGCATGGCGTCCGTGCGCTTCATCTGCGGCACCCAGGAGGTGCACAAGGAGCTCGAGGCGCGGCTGTCGGCGTTCCTCGGCCAGGAGGACACCATCCTGTACTCCTCCTGTTTCGACGCCAACGGTGGTGTGTTCGAGACACTGCTCGGCCCTGAGGACGCGGTCATCTCCGACGCGCTGAACCACGCGTCGATCATCGACGGCATCCGGCTGTCCAAGGCCCGCCGCCTGCGGTATGCCAACCGCGATCTGGCCGAGCTGGAGGCCCGGCTGAAGGAGGCCTCCGACGCGCGTCGCCGGCTGATCGTCACCGACGGCGTCTTCTCCATGGACGGCTACGTGGCCCCGCTGCGCGAGATCTGCGACCTCGCCGACCGCTACGACGCGATGGTCATGGTCGACGACTCGCACGCCGTCGGCTTCGTCGGCCCCGGCGGCCGCGGCACACCCGAGCTGCACGGCGTCATGGACCGCGTCGACATCATCACCGGCACCCTCGGCAAGGCGCTCGGCGGCGCCTCGGGCGGATACGTCGCCGCCCGTGCCGAGATCGTCGCCCTGCTGCGCCAGCGCTCCCGCCCGTACCTCTTCTCCAACACGCTCGCCCCGGTGATCGCGGCAACCTCCCTGAAGGTGCTCGACCTGCTGGAGTCGGCGGACGACCTGCGCGTCCGGCTCGCCGAGAACACGGCCCTCTTCCGCAGCCGCATGACCGAGGAGGGCTTCGACGTCCTGCCCGGTGACCACCCCATCGCCCCGGTGATGATCGGTGACGCGGCGGTCGCCGGGCGCATGGCGGAGCTGCTGCTGGAGCGCGGCGTGTACGTGATCGGCTTCTCGTACCCGGTCGTGCCGCAAAGCCGGGCCCGGATCCGCGTCCAGCTGTCGGCCGCGCACTCGACGCAGGACGTCGACCGCGCGGTCGACGCCTTCGTGGCGGCACGGGCGAGAGCCTGGCTGAAAAACACCGGCGACCTGAGAGAATCGATCGCATGA